tatattttttgtttgcctTTTGTAGATCACCGAGATGCTGAAACAGACTCTAGATATGTTGCGGAGAATAGATGGGGAAATGGGTCAGGTGAGGACACAATTGTTGAGACTAGAGAGGGCGCAGGAATCACTAGAAAGGGGGCAGGCAGCACTATGTGCTCATCTACGCATCCCACATATTTCCCTAGATCGCAGCGATCATGCTCATGAGCAGTCCCAGGGTGGTGATCAGGTAGATCTTGATCATCACGATGAGGAGCAGGCATCTACATCTAGAGTAAGttccaaatttacttttatatgttttacttcattctaaaatactattttgtaaCAGTTAGGTTTTGTTCAGCTACAGGAGGAGGAAGTGGTTAGGGTCGACAGACGACCTATGCGAGATAGATTGCCATCGCAATTTCGTCGGCCACCCTTCACTGatccaacaaaatataaaaggagaaagaaggatgcCGCTTTGGAGGGGTCGGACGTGGACTCGACGCCACAGGTACTAGACCTAATCCCGCCGGACATAGAGACAGTGCCCCCTGAGGGCTATATTGAGTTCATAGGTTCCAATGAAAATATTAGATAagtaacaatatttatattttttctatttgcatCAACAATATAttcttacttttatttttcttggttgttgtAGTCTTCACACTGGTTTCATTCTCAACCTAACACCGGATGACCTCCGAAACATAGAGAATGAGGCCAACTAGTTGGAGGGTTACCATATTGATAGTTATATGTGTTGCTTGAGACGTATACAGTCTCGGCTTCAATATGACACAAACTACGCTATCATGTCAACCTCGCTTTTTGTGAGTTTGcactacttatttatttatttatttattttgcatttaatttagtctatgaccaatatttttattttatttttcaggcatccatagtaagattttgTGAACAGGAGTACGGGGGCAACAAGAGGTTTTTTGCGCCTTTTATCGCATCTGTCCCGGAAGAGTGGACCGGTTTCGTCGACGGGCGCACTGACAGGAGTCTCCCTTGGTGGACGGTCGATTATGTAAATCTTAATTCATTCCatataatgatttatttatttatttccgtACTACTGacgtattaaaataaaatacaggtgTTGCTCCCTTGTAATGTAGCGAATTCTCACTGGTTTCTCTTAAAGATTTACTTGAAAGATAGGAGAATTGTCATATATGACTCCAATGCCATGAATGAAGACAGTCGTAGGAGCAGGGTCGAAGCTATACAACAACTTGTGAGCCTCTTACCCATTCTACTAAAGAAAGCTGCATATTATGAACATGTAACCACAACTGCGACGCTAGACAGAGATTGGGAAGTGGAGAATACTGATCCTCAGAAGTTGCCTCAACAACCGGatgggtaaattaatttaaattatattacatagtcaattttcatgaaaatatggttatGCTACCAATGTGTGTTATGTCTAATACAGGGTCAGCTGCGGGTGCTATGTTATCAAATACGTCGAGGACATATTGAGGCATAATGAGAATCACTGGCAGATGCACCCGACTGTGGATGTCCGTACCCTCCGGAGACAGAttggaatatttttgtatagatatAGTACGATAGTACGGTAGTATACTTGTAGATTAATAGATTAGAAGATTCttcattttgtgtgtttttattttcatctagtttaaatgttgtatatatttttgtataggtaTAGCAAATAGTAAATTATGTAttgttcacttgatgaaatGTGGTTTGTGGTGTTGTTGAGGGTAAGGGATAAGTGGTTGTGGTGGCAGTATGTTGTTGGGAAGAGAGACCGAGTCTCTAATGTTGTGATGTTATCATGTTATTCCGTTGTTGGACATAGAGATTGAGTCTCTAATGCAGGTAGGATGACCAAGAAACAGGGGAGACTCTGtcgaaatttttaaatcacacTTGTGGggtaatttgaagatcattacaTCATATTGGTCAAATGTTAGTACTTAGAACAATTCATCGTGTATTTGTTGTGCATTCTATCTTCAACTAACCCAAACAACGTAAcaagatatcattttagtgttaGTGGAAACCATAgattgagaggaaaaaaaaaaaaaacttgaaaatgataaaagaaattttgaagttgttcctcacacaaagtgaaaaataatgacgttgttgtgatatatacattcgggcTTACCCAAacaacattaaaagacatcattttagtgctaatggaacatactaattcgaaaaaaatcaagaaaaattaaaaaattttattttcgagcttggtgggccacaaagctcgatgcccgggtttcgtgggctacaaagcccgatggccggattttgtggcccacaaaacccgatggccgggtttcgtggcccacaaagcccgatttttttttcgattgatttttttttttttttttgtagtttcccactatttgcctcaaataataatgattgttaggacaatacactctaatttttgagcaagtttattatcatagcattattatcttgatttgtccaattattagtaccaattgtgatcatgtgttggttgggttgatggtagatggacatcctcacacaaagtgaaaaataatggcgttgttgtgatatatatattctggcttactcaaataacattaaaagacattattttagtgctaatggaacatattaatttgaagaaaaatcaagaaaaattaaaaaatttcattttcgggcttggtgggccacaaagcccgatagccgggtttcgtggcccacaaaactcGATAGCCGGATTTCGTgacccacaaagcccgattttttttttgattgaattttttttttttgtagtttctcACTATttgtctcaaataataatgattgttaagaagatacactttaatttttgagcaagtttattatcatagcattattatcttgatttgtccaattattagtaccaattgtgatcatgtgttagttgtgttgatggtagatggacatcctcacacaaagtgaaaaataatgacgttgttgtgatatatatattctggcttactcaaataacattaaaagacatcattttagtgctaatggaacatactaatttgaagaaaaatcaagaaaaattaaaaaatttcattttcgggcttggtgggccacaaagcccgatggccgggtttcgtggcccacaaagcccgatttttttttctattgaaattttttttttttgtagtttcccactatttgcctcaaataataatgattattaagaagatacactttaatttttgagcaagtttattatcatagcattattatcttgatttgtccaattattagtacTAATTGtaatcatgtgttggttgtgttgatggtagatggacatcctcacacaaagtgaaaaataatgacgttgttgtgatatatatattctggcttactcaaataacattaaaaaatatcattttagtgctaatggaatatactaatttgaagaaaaatcaagaaaaattaaaaaaattcattttcggGATTGGtgtggccgggtttcgtgggctaCAAAGCCCGAtagccgggttttgtggcccacaaaacccgatggccaggtttcgtggcccacaaagctcgatttttttttcgattgaattttttttttttgggtagttttccactatttgcctcaaataataatgattgttaagaagatacactctaatttttgagcaagtttattatcatagcattattatcttgatttgtccaattattagtaccaattgtgatcatgtgttggttgtgttgatggtagatggacatcctcacacaaagtgaaaaataatgacgttgttgtgatatatacattctggcttactcaaataacattaaaagacatcattttagtgctaatggaacatactaatttgaaaaaaaatcaagaaaaattaaaaaatttcattttcgggcttggtgggccacaaagcccgatggccgggtttcgtgggctacaaagcccgatggccgggttttgtggcccacaaaacccgatggccgattttttttgtttaaattgaattttttttttgaagattcccagtagtagtctcaaataatagtgattgttaagaaattacactctaattttttagtattttcaaTGCATCATCTTGGTCTAATGTTGTTAGtaattcatatatcaaaaaattttagCAAAGTGTCCCTTGTTTCTAGGCCATTGAAACTGCATTATATACTCAGTTCTCTACTCAACAATATACTACAACACAAGCTGTCAATCATTAATTATGAGTTTAGATGAAGGAAACTGAAAGATTACGAATATGaataaatctcaatttcaaatattaatgtaaaaaataatattcattactGAACTCCCAACAAAAAGAGATTTGATTGATGTTGTCATCCTTTTTGTATCGTGCCAGTGATTTTTGACCATTGCTGAAACACAAAAGATATATGGTCAGAAAAAATTCCATTAACACTTTGCGagtaaaaaacatgttttttttttttcacaaacgaTCTAACAACAATTGATAACATATGTGATAACATTTGTGATAACATTATATCATACCTGAATGAGTTAATGCCTATTGATTGTTTTCTTCATTGATAATATTATCATCACCTGGAATTGACAACTGTATAGGGCACCGACGACGAGTGTGTCCAGTCTTTTTACAAATGTTGCATTTCCGGCTTGCCCTTGCAGAGGCCCTAGCAGCGCCCCTGGATTCTGGAGTAGTGGTTGTGCTCGACTCTCCAATGGAGGAAGTCCATTCATTAGGGCAACCAAGACTATTGTGTCCTAGTTTAccgcattttccacatttttttcttcgacAAGCTTCCCCCATGGAAGGAATCCGACCATTTCTCGGTCTACCCGGTTGTCTTCTTTGCACAGGTGGGAGTATAACCATCTGTCTGACGTACGCTAGAAGAATCCAAGCAGCCTTGTTAGGGAGAGGATTGATGGGAGGTGCATATGCACGTCTGACCCAATCTACGGTGTAATATGAATGGCAAAGCATATGGTAGTGCACCCTCATGAAACTGTCGCATAAGGCAAAGAAACACATAGTGTTAACATATCACACTAAATTACGAACATAAGACGCAAATAAAAGTCAAACCATGATACCTGCTAACAGCAATTGCATGAAGACATGGCATTTGATCAATGTCCCACTTGCGACAACTACATGTACTCGCAACAATGTCAACTATCACATCGCCTTCCTTTGCATGTTGCACGAGGTATTTGTTCCCTTGTATTACAGGAACTACACGACATCCTCGGTCTAATGTTTTGGCATGCGCCAAATTGACATGTGCCACTGCAGCGGAGGTTACAATGGTTTTGAGTCTGGCAGCTGCAGCACGCCTATCACTAAACCATTTATGAagcatatgtctcaaaaattcatgtgcacttgttataggcaaccgacgtgttttcatcatgcatttattgagagactCGACAATGTTAGTGGTCATCATGGAATATCTTTTTCTTGGACAATATGCTCGTGACCACTTTTTCGGTCTTGCTTCCATCAATGTCAGATGAGTCTGAGGATGCATCGATTGTATTTCTGCCAAGTATGTATCACACTCTATTGTGGTGTAGCTGTATGCTGCAAGGTAGAATGCAGTCATCACATCTTTTCGTTGTCTATAAcgtttcttcaagttttgcttaaggtggaagaaacaaaagacatgtGGGACAAAAGGGAAGACACGACTCATCGCATTCGCAATGCTTTGGTGACGATTAGAAACAATGACTAAATCTTCTCGCACTCCGATAGCCTTTCTCAATTTCGTCAAAAACCATATCCATGATCTGTCAGACTCAccatctccaaatccaaaagcAATGAGATAAATCATTTCCTCCCCATCTTTGCAAGTGGCAACGAATATCACCCATTTGTGTTCACCTTTCAAATGTGTGGCATCAACGGCAACAACCGATCTTATGTAAGACTAGAAACCATGAAGGCAAGCTCCgagtgcaaaaaatgaatataaaaaacaattattttcatcTGTCTCTATTGCCGTGATACTGCCaggatttgtttattttaacatgtgaaaatatgagggtAGTTGCTGATATGATTCATCCGCATTACCATAAGTAAGTATCTTTGCATGTTGTAAAGACCTCCAAGCTTTAGTGTACATAATCTGCACACAATGTTGCTCCAACAACTCCCCCATTAGCATTCTAGGTGTATATTCACTACTCGTCACTCTTTCAGAGAACAAACTTCCGATGACAATAGCCTTCACACTTCGAAAATGTGAATCGTAGACATCCGGAGTACATGTGTGACTCGGCATAAATTTCACCACATGCCAAAACGAACAACCAGGTCTGCATCTTGCACAAAGCATAAATTTGCAGTTCACATCCTTGCAACCAGCCTCAAATCGAATTGTGCACGAACGTCTGACTCGATAGTCCATCTTCATATCAACACAATATTgtccaaatgccaaaattagttcATGTTTACTTCTAAAGAGTGCACTCATGTGTAAAAGATCACCCTGGTATGGAATTGATACTTCGGGTCTTGTTTcctcaattgcataattttctacaccAGAAACGATCCAGTTTCTTTGTAAATGGTTGTCCTCAAATTGTGAACCTGAAAATCTTACTTCTGGGTACTCCGGACTCACTTCTCTTTCATCACCACCACTATCACTATTATCACCATCGCTATCGTCACTATTATCATCAGTTTTATTATCACAATCATCATTCGTGTCTGGAGCGTCATCTGACAAACCGTCTATACCATAtgtaccaaaatcatcattttgtagTGGACCATGTGCGGATGTAAATGGAACGGCACCTGAATCTTGATTAGCACCACTACGTAGGTTACAAACTCCAACATCTTTacaaatcatatcaacatacgtcactttatattttctatCATCGCACATAATAAATCTGATACCGTAGTCGTCTTTGATAGGGAACTTGGTAGCTGGAAGTTCGCTTGAGTGTTCCGTTACAAAATGAATGGTGATGTCgtaccttgttttatcaattcctGTCACCGTGTACATAATCTCAACCAATTGAGTAAAAGTCGTATTTTTGTAGATTCCCGCACACATCCTATTACCCCCAATatacttattatcattccattcccCGTTCCACACGATAACCAACTGCACTAAATCCATTGCTGtaaaattgaaaggaagaaaaaattagTCTCACCATTACCATGGATGTAATGGATCCACACATACCCAAATCGGGTTAATTTCCTCATTAAACCAAGTCATAACTATAAGTAAGTAAGtttatttgctttttgagatttgtattttattttctttttctaaagagttgatttgtacaattaaacatgatttttgacttataaaccaacaaccaagtcatgataatttttcatatatagtttaagaaaaatatttaaaaattttatgaaaaatattggaGGATTTTAACATAACGCATTTAGGCACAAATGCTTAAGAAgtgaaattttgttaaataatatgataaaattaaatatattatattaaattatattattttacactcatatataatattaaattatttaacaaaatattcatattattttaaaaaatatatatataatcgtgTTTGTGGgctacaaaaatcataatcggGTTTAGTGGGGaaacaaagcccgatcgggttTTGTTCCCCCACTAAGACCTATCGGGTTTTGTTCCCCCACTAAGCCCGATCAATTGTTATCGCCCACAAAACTCGTTAACGATGtgcagttttgatttttttttccacccaaattagtgcagatttggaatgatatctatcaaaatatgttctgcCAACAActacaatcattctacacaaccttaataagcaatgtgaacacaaaaattattttacaaaaattaaataaatacaaatcgAATAAATACCTTGAGATTGAGtttggagagaaagaaacttgTTGAATTGGACTTCAGTGAGGTCGTTGTAATTgataaagaagattgaatgacccaacaagcaaaaagattgaatgtatgaaGAATGACTAAGTTTGGATAGTTTGACAATGGAAAGATAGAGAGTAACGTAAATttttgaagaagagagagaaaaaaggttATATGAAATagataagggtattttggtaaatgagaCTAAGAACAGtagggttttctattttaaaatttcattaagggtatttttgatatcttacataaaagtggatatagagtgtaattagtttgtttgaataattaaaaatattttttttatatttttttctataaaaagtataaaaacgATTTTATACATTTGACTTTGGTAAAATATGAATTCagccatttattttattttgcggGAGtcatttttctcacattttctcattCTCACGTCACGTGCCTCTCTGTTTATACCTAAAAACCCTATTCCCTCTCTCTTCCCTTTCTGCACCCTTCACCGTCTCTCCTTACAAATTCATTCCAGTTCGTGAGCTCTAGAGCTTCCATCCATGGCGTCGGCGACGTCTGGCGAAGGAGCCTCCCAGGGCGGCGGCGGAAAGTTTTGGAAGAGGCCATTTTATAGGCAGCGAGCGACCCCTTACGATCGGCCGCCGACCGCCCTCCGAAACCCGAACAAGGAAGGCTGGTTAACGAAGCTTGTGGACCCGGCCTCCAAACTCATCTCTGCCAGCGGTCGCATCTTCTTCTCATCCGTCTTCCCCAAGCGCCTCCCTCCTCCCTCTCCAGGTTCATTTCATACTCCATACAAATATTATGCGTTCTTTGCTTgcttttctttgaaaattactcttttttttttttttatgtgttccCGAATTTTCATTGGGTTCGGAACTATATGTTGAAGAACTGCAAAGACATGATTTTTTCCCCCTAAAAATCAATTAGGAAGTTTGGTGTCGGGATCATTCTCGATGGTGCTTTtgcttttggtttttgtttctgTTGCAATTGTTTTCTTTGGTTTGTGCCTATTGTATCTATTGGTTTGCAATTGTTTCTGTCGAGTGACGCTGATTCAACCTTAGGGCGTTGGGCTCCTTTGGTTGGAAGGTTGTGTTGTTGTTATGTTATtactattgttattgttattgttattaatattttctgatAATAATTCGAATGTTATGTTATGAACTGAGATGATGTTCCATTATTTAAGTTAATATGCAGATGACATTATAGATCAAAAGGGGAATTCAATGGCTGAAAAAGTGCTTCTGTTATATTTTGATGTCAGTCCTTCTAATTTTTTGATGAGCATAGTTATTTTCCTCAAATTGGATGTTGCTTGGGGTTGGGTTGACATATTTGGAATTTTCTGTTAGATGATTGATTCTTGATCCAGTGTTTCTTAATTGGGAAGTATATTGTGGGAGCACCTGCATTTTCCTCCGTGCCCATCTGTTTTGTTTTATCCAAATACTCtagttttattgtttttttttgctACCCATCTTCTATGTTTCTGAAGTTGAAACTGTTTATGCGTGTACTGGCATTGAAGATCCACTAAAGGTTTTATGTAATGGTTACGGCTGGTGACAATGGTGATGGTGCTGTTTTGGGGTCTAATAGACATAGCTTAATGGTGTCAGAAGCTGagtgcataatttttttttttcttattcaccAACTCCTAAAATATTACTGAGAGGCatgtttattttttgagaatCACAGCTGTTGGGTTTGggaattatttttggagaagcTCATTCAATTTACAACatgtaatttaatatatatgtatatatttattgtaaaatTGCTATTGGGTTGATTGTTACTTTTTCATTCAATAGTTAATGATATCATGTGTCATAAATGAGGATataagacttaaaaaaaaagaaaaaaacaaaggaaaataaGACAAACAATCAACACCAAATTGACaaatcgtcatcatcatcatcaattgcaCTTTATCTTAACCAAGTTAGTGTTAGTAGCATGATGTTTATAATGttaattgacttctaaaagtcacattgacattgcaaatttgcaaaagaacaatgtggcaacATTTTATGCTAGATGCCCTTCTTGACACAACCCTCTAGCAAtagaatgatgagataaagttccaacaccatcttcatacgGAAAAGTTTCATGATATGGAATGAAGATTATTGGCATGGTTGTGTTCCATCAtatagttgatattgtgaaatcAGCTTGTACAATGTTGGATGATGAGCTTGGGTGTTAAAGTTTAAAAAGGGAAGATAAGGTGGTTGGTGATAAGATAAGACTTCAAGATTTAAAAGATGAGGCAGCctagaagataagataaggctCCAAAATTCAAGGGAAAGATGTAGCTTGAAAGCATAAGATAATTCcagcatttcaaaaattagttactgttatctaaatttgaatttattcatGTTTTCTAGGACCAACTTATtttatggtattagagccaagtCCTGGTAACCTAGATCTTAAGGTCTAGGCTATTTGAAAATCATGGTTGAAACTCTACTGAACCCAACGATAACTGAAGCCTCAGCCACTAGTTCTCCTAACTCTCATTCTTAGCCCAATTTTTCTACAAACCCTATTGACAACCATCTTTTATAGATTActcaacataaattaaatgagaGTAATTTcagagaatggtttcaatctGTATTGCTTGCGATCAAGGGGGAGGGAAAAGATGGATACTTGATGTCACGACTCGAGGgcctttttgaaatttttgaatgtaTTGGCATTAGCCAACTGAATTAGTTAAATGTTGATTGTCAAATGTACCCCTTTGTAATGCTCTAACTGCAGGGAaaagcctatataaggctgagTTGTTTGAGGATGGGAATTCATGTGAAGTAATAACATAATTCAATCCCTCCCATttcctttccctctcaattatctctcccaaattctttctAACTCTCCCTCCAAAACTaactcttttctctctttctctcaatccTTCTACTTCTCTGTTAATTCAAGTCTTATCCGAGAGACTTGACACTTGACAGGAGCTATTCCTACCCCACTAAACATAGCAACAAATTATGGCATCTGGGAAgtagaaaattcaattattatggCATGGCTTATCAACTCAATGGAGCCAAGGATAGGTAGAACCTATCTCTTCTACCTGCAAAAGAGATTTGTGATACAGTCCAAGAAATGTACTTAGATTTGGAGAATACCTCTCAATGCTTCGAAATTAGGTCAGCCATTCATACAACTAGACAAGGTAACCTTAATGTTACAGAATACTATAACATTTTGACTGAGTTATGGCATGAAATGGATTTATTCTACAATATTAGTTGGGAGTGCCCAGCTAATAGcacaaaatacactaaaatgttagaaaaggatcgtgtttttgttttctctatGGTCTTAACTTGGATTTGGATGAAGTTCGTGGAAGATTATTAGTTACTAAACCCTTACCTACACTCAGAGAGGTGTTTGCTGAGGTAAGGAGAGAGGAAAGCAGGCAGAAGATGATGCTCACCCAATAGACATACTCAATCTTAGGCCCTCAAACTTTTGCTCTTGCTACTGTAAAAAAGGAGGATACTTTGTCAAGAAATTAAGGGAAGGACAAGCAGTGGTGTGACTACTGTAACAAACCCTACCACATAAGGGAAACATGCTGGAAGATTAATGGCAAACCAACAAACTAGAAGCcacaaaataagagagaaatgaCTAGATCAACCTATGCTACAAAAGTCTCTTTTGAACCTAGGAACAACACAAATGTAAACCTAATAGCAGAGTAGGTTCAAGACTTATATAGGCTTCTAAATCAAACCAAAGGTACAAACCCCTCAAGTCCTCCTACTCCTAAGCTAATAGCTTCAATAGCTCTACAAGGTATTCTTCAGTACTCACTAATGTCACAAAAGCTTCCTAAACATGTTTGGATAGTGGATATTGGTGCATCAGATCACATGTCAAGTTTGGCTAATTCTATAATGGGCTATACACTTTGTAGCACAACTATTAATAATTCTATGGCTAATGGTACAACCTCTCCAGCTTTCGGGTTTGAAACAGTGTGTTCTtcaaaactaaagttgaaataTGTTCTACATGTACTTGGATTGCAATGTAATTTATTGTCAATTAGTAAACTTACCAGAGACATGAATTGTAGTCTAACTTTTTTTCCCATCCTACTGTATATTTCAAGACCAGTCTTCAGggatgatgattggcagtgctaaggcAGGAGATGGCCTTTACTAtatgttagaagatattttagaatttcaaaGTTCTCCAACCAATAAAGCTATCCTTTCTGTAAATCCTTGTATCCTTGTGTCAGAAGATGTCTCTAATTTCTCATATCTAAAATCCTTGTATCTTCACATTTCATTAATAAAGAACAATCTTTTCAGCGTGAGCAGTGTACTCCTACAAAAAACCTAGTTGTCATTATTCTATACAGTTTTATAAACCATTTAAACCTTTTCacttgattcatagtgatacTTGGGGTCCTGTTAACATCCCAATATCTCGGGTACCCATTGGtttataacctttattgatgaccatactAGAGTTTGCTAGGTCTAtcttatgagagaaaaattagagactAGCAGCACTTTCAAAAGGTTTCAcaaacttattttgaatgtgTTTCAAATTCCTATTCATGTTCTTTGAACTAATA
This genomic stretch from Diospyros lotus cultivar Yz01 chromosome 1, ASM1463336v1, whole genome shotgun sequence harbors:
- the LOC127794524 gene encoding uncharacterized protein LOC127794524, giving the protein MIYLIAFGFGDGESDRSWIWFLTKLRKAIGVREDLVIVSNRHQSIANAMSRVFPFVPHVFCFFHLKQNLKKRYRQRKDVMTAFYLAAYSYTTIECDTYLAEIQSMHPQTHLTLMEARPKKWSRAYCPRKRYSMMTTNIVDDRRAAAARLKTIVTSAAVAHVNLAHAKTLDRGCRVVPVIQGNKYLVQHAKEGDVIVDIVASTCSCRKWDIDQMPCLHAIAVSSFMRVHYHMLCHSYYTVDWVRRAYAPPINPLPNKAAWILLAYVRQMVILPPVQRRQPGRPRNGRIPSMGEACRRKKCGKCGKLGHNSLGCPNEWTSSIGESSTTTTPESRGAARASARASRKCNICKKTGHTRRRCPIQLSIPGDDNIINEENNQ